CCTTCATCAGGAGGTTCAAGCCAACGAGAATCTCATCGGCATGCTCCATCATCAGGCGATAGTCGGCTGTGATATAAGGCTCACACTCTACACCGTTGATGATGACGCACTCAGCCTTGGCTCCTGGAGGAGGACAAAGCTTGATGAAGGTAGGAAAACCGGCACCACCCATACCAGTGAGACCTGCTACCTTGATGCGGTTTACGATTTCCTCTGGAGTAAGCTCAGCATGAGCCTCAAGCGTCTCGAGTTTATCAGAGCGGTCGATACTCTCCTCCCACTCATCGCCTTCTACATTAATAATGATGCAAGGCTTGCGATAACCGGTAGCATCAATAGATGTATCTACCTTGAACACAGTTCCTGATACGGAACTGTAAATAGGAGCACTCACAAAGCCACCAGCCTCAGCAATGAGTGTACCCACCTTCACCTTGTCGCCCTTGGCAACTACAGGCTTGGCAGGAGCACCGATGTGCTGACCAAGTGGGAAAATAGCCTGCTTAGGAAGAGGAGCTACCTGAGTAGCCATCTCGGCAGTAATCTTATTCTCTTCTGGGTGAACTCCACCAATTCTAAAAGTTCTCAAATTCATGATTATTCCTCCTTCTTCTTAACTGGGAAATTAACTTTTACGAGAGCACCGGTTGGGCATTCATCAACACACTTGGTACACATGCGGCACTTATTGAAGTCAACATAAGCCACATTGTTCTCAATGGTGATAGCATCAAACTTGCAGACCTTCTGACATTTACCGCATCCGATGCAAGCAACGCTACAAGCCTTCTTGGCAACAGCACCCTTGTCGTGGTTTACGCACTGAACGTAAACTCTACGGCCCTTAGGACCCTTCTTGCGGAGCTCGATGATATGACGTGGACAAGCGTTGGCGCAAGCACCACAACCCGTACACTTCTCTTCATCAACCTCAGGAATGCCAGTTGCAGGATTGATAGAGATTGCACCAAACTGGCAGGCAGCCACGCAATCGCCACAACCCAGACAGCCGAACCCGCAGCCTGTTTCGCCAGCGCCACATGAATTCATAGCTGCACAAGTGTGCAAACCATCATACTCGGCAATG
This Segatella copri DSM 18205 DNA region includes the following protein-coding sequences:
- a CDS encoding Fe-S cluster domain-containing protein, yielding MNFILIAVLVLGAIALIAALVLFGVSKKFAVEEDPRLRQVGEILPGANCGGCGFAGCSGMAAALVKGADAGSIDGLMCPVGGADVMGKVADLLGMAVANTEPKVAVVRCNGTCENRPRIAEYDGLHTCAAMNSCGAGETGCGFGCLGCGDCVAACQFGAISINPATGIPEVDEEKCTGCGACANACPRHIIELRKKGPKGRRVYVQCVNHDKGAVAKKACSVACIGCGKCQKVCKFDAITIENNVAYVDFNKCRMCTKCVDECPTGALVKVNFPVKKKEE